The Streptomyces cynarae genome contains a region encoding:
- the ndk gene encoding nucleoside-diphosphate kinase: MTSRTLVLLKPDAVRRGLIGEIIGRIERKAGWSISALDMRTLDQDTLEQHYGEHKGKPFYEPLVEFMASGPVVALVVEGERVIEGVRALAGATDPLAANPGSVRGDFGVIVRENLIHASDSEESAERELKIFFPGRF; encoded by the coding sequence GTGACCTCGCGCACCCTCGTCCTCCTCAAGCCCGACGCCGTTCGTCGCGGGCTGATCGGCGAGATCATCGGCCGTATCGAGCGCAAGGCCGGCTGGAGCATCAGCGCGCTGGACATGCGCACCCTGGACCAGGACACGCTGGAGCAGCACTACGGCGAGCACAAGGGCAAGCCGTTCTACGAGCCGCTGGTGGAGTTCATGGCCTCCGGTCCGGTCGTCGCGCTCGTCGTCGAGGGCGAGCGGGTCATCGAGGGCGTGCGCGCGCTGGCCGGCGCCACCGACCCCCTCGCCGCCAATCCGGGCTCCGTCCGCGGCGATTTCGGTGTGATCGTCCGCGAGAACCTCATCCACGCCTCCGACTCCGAGGAGTCCGCCGAGCGCGAGCTGAAGATCTTCTTTCCCGGGCGCTTCTGA
- the folC gene encoding bifunctional tetrahydrofolate synthase/dihydrofolate synthase, with translation MSDLPPRDPNESDPFEQIVEAETDLPQALDSARAGETPIPDLAVIEAGSRTLRTQGGPSQADVPTRPEDPEVDKALREVEAELATRWGETKLEPSVTRISALMDVLGEPQRSYPSIHITGTNGKTSTARMIEALLGSFELRTGRYTSPHVQSITERISLDGAPISAERFVETYQDIKAYMEMVDASQEYRLSFFEVLTGMAYAAFADAPVDVAVVEVGMGGSWDATNVIDGDVAVVTPIDLDHTDRLGSTPGEIAGEKAGIIKSDSTVILAQQPVDAAQVLLKKAVEVDATVAREGLEFGVVSRQVAVGGQLLTLRGLGGEYNEVYLPLHGAYQAHNAAVALAAVEAFFGVGSQRPEPLDIDTVRKAFASVSSPGRLEVVRRSPTIVLDAAHNPAGARATAEAVSEAFDFSRLIGVVGASGDKNVRGLLEAFEPIFAEVVVTQNSSHRALDADELAAIAVDVFGEERVQVEPRLPDALEAAITLAEEEGEYAGAGVLVTGSVITVGEARLLLGKG, from the coding sequence GTGAGTGACCTGCCCCCGCGCGACCCCAACGAGAGCGATCCCTTCGAGCAGATCGTCGAGGCCGAGACCGACCTTCCCCAAGCTCTCGACTCCGCTCGAGCAGGGGAGACCCCGATCCCCGACCTCGCGGTGATCGAGGCCGGCAGCCGTACCCTGCGCACGCAGGGCGGCCCATCGCAGGCCGACGTGCCCACGCGGCCCGAGGACCCCGAGGTCGACAAGGCGCTGCGCGAGGTCGAGGCCGAGCTGGCGACCCGCTGGGGCGAGACCAAGCTGGAGCCGTCCGTCACCCGTATCTCCGCGCTGATGGACGTACTGGGGGAGCCGCAGCGCTCGTACCCCTCCATCCACATCACCGGCACCAACGGCAAGACCTCCACCGCACGCATGATCGAGGCCCTCCTCGGCTCCTTCGAGCTGCGCACCGGCCGGTACACGAGCCCGCACGTCCAGTCGATCACCGAGCGCATCAGTCTGGACGGCGCCCCGATCAGCGCCGAGCGGTTCGTCGAGACGTACCAGGACATCAAGGCGTACATGGAGATGGTCGACGCCTCGCAGGAATACCGGCTGTCCTTCTTCGAGGTGCTCACCGGCATGGCGTACGCCGCCTTCGCGGACGCGCCCGTGGACGTCGCGGTCGTCGAGGTCGGCATGGGCGGCAGCTGGGACGCCACCAACGTGATCGACGGGGACGTCGCCGTCGTCACCCCCATCGACCTGGACCACACCGACCGGCTCGGCTCCACGCCCGGCGAGATCGCGGGTGAGAAGGCCGGGATCATCAAGTCCGACTCCACCGTCATCCTCGCCCAGCAGCCGGTCGACGCGGCCCAGGTGCTGCTGAAGAAGGCCGTGGAGGTGGACGCGACCGTGGCCCGCGAGGGGCTGGAGTTCGGGGTCGTGTCGCGGCAGGTCGCGGTCGGCGGGCAGCTCCTCACGCTGCGCGGCCTCGGCGGCGAGTACAACGAGGTGTACCTGCCGCTGCACGGCGCCTACCAGGCGCACAACGCCGCCGTGGCGCTCGCCGCGGTGGAGGCGTTCTTCGGCGTCGGCTCCCAGCGCCCCGAGCCACTGGACATCGACACGGTCCGCAAGGCCTTCGCGTCGGTGTCGTCCCCGGGCCGTCTGGAGGTCGTACGGCGCTCCCCGACGATCGTCCTGGACGCCGCCCACAACCCGGCGGGCGCCCGGGCCACCGCGGAGGCGGTGAGCGAGGCGTTCGACTTCAGCCGGCTGATCGGGGTCGTGGGGGCGAGCGGCGACAAGAACGTACGGGGGCTGCTCGAGGCCTTCGAGCCGATCTTCGCCGAGGTCGTGGTCACCCAGAACTCCAGCCACCGCGCATTGGACGCGGACGAGCTGGCCGCGATCGCCGTGGATGTCTTCGGCGAGGAGCGCGTCCAGGTCGAGCCGAGGCTGCCGGACGCGCTGGAGGCCGCGATCACGCTGGCCGAGGAGGAGGGGGAGTACGCGGGCGCCGGCGTGCTCGTCACCGGTTCCGTCATCACCGTCGGCGAGGCCCGACTGCTGCTGGGGAAGGGCTGA
- a CDS encoding DUF4233 domain-containing protein, producing the protein MRTLCASTLIGEFFVIGFAALVAMKDPGLSTGTVWTVSGIAMLLSILLCGMITRPGGVQLGWALQIALIASGFFVPTMFFMGAVFAALWWASVHYGRKIDEAKARFAAEGSR; encoded by the coding sequence GTGCGTACGCTGTGTGCTTCGACGCTGATCGGCGAGTTCTTCGTCATCGGTTTCGCCGCGCTGGTCGCCATGAAGGACCCGGGCCTGTCCACGGGCACGGTCTGGACGGTCAGCGGGATCGCGATGCTGCTCAGCATCCTGCTCTGCGGCATGATCACCCGGCCCGGCGGGGTCCAGCTGGGCTGGGCGCTGCAGATCGCGCTGATCGCCTCCGGGTTCTTCGTGCCGACGATGTTCTTCATGGGCGCGGTCTTCGCCGCGCTGTGGTGGGCGTCGGTCCACTACGGGCGGAAGATCGACGAGGCCAAGGCGAGATTCGCGGCCGAGGGCAGCCGGTAG
- a CDS encoding valine--tRNA ligase — translation MTENAQQQPSAPHTELPTQYAPADVEGPLYERWVERGYFEADEKSDKPPYTIVIPPPNVTGSLHLGHAFEHTLIDALTRRKRMQGHETLWQPGMDHAGIATQNVVERELAKEGKSRHDLGREAFVERVWQWKAESGGQISGQMRRLGDGVAWSRERFTMDEGLSQAVQTIFKRLYDDELIYRAERIINWCPRCLTAISDIEVEYQDDDGELVSMKYGEGDDTIVVATTRAETMLGDTAVAVHPDDERYKHLVGKLVKLPLTDRSIPVVADEHVDPEFGTGAVKVTPAHDPNDFEIGQRHGLPAITVMDEHAVITAHGPFQGLDRFEARSAIVAALRADGRIVAEKRPYVHSVGHCSRCKTTIEPRLSMQWWVKVGPLAKAAGDAVREGKVKIHPQEMEKRYFDWVDNLHDWCISRQLWWGHRIPVWYGPDGEVVCVGPDEEPPSGEGWRQDTDVLDTWFSSGLWPFSTLGWPEQTESLKKFYPNSVLVTGYDILFFWVARMMMFGLYAMDGTPPFHTIALHGMVRDQFGKKMSKSFGNAVNPLDWMDKYGSDALRFTLARGANPGVDVPIGEDWVQGSRNFANKIWNATRFALMNGATVEGPLPSPEKMSATDRWILSRLNSVVAEVDAFYDDFQFAKLSDALFHFAWDEVFDWYVELSKTTFQAGGEAAEVSKRVLGEVLDVTLKLLHPIVPFVTETLWTTLTGGESVVIADWPEDRGFRDAAAEKEIETLQSVITEVRRFRADQGLQPGQRVPARLSLEGTALAPHEAAIRQLLRLQPEGEGFTATATLPVAGATVALDLSGTIDVAAERKRLAKDLAAAEKEKAQATAKLGNEAFLAKAPEPVVEKIRGRLAKAEEDIARIQAQLERLPQA, via the coding sequence GTGACCGAGAACGCTCAGCAGCAGCCATCAGCGCCCCACACCGAACTGCCGACCCAGTACGCGCCGGCCGATGTAGAGGGGCCGCTGTACGAGCGCTGGGTAGAGCGCGGTTACTTCGAGGCCGACGAGAAGAGCGACAAGCCTCCGTACACCATCGTCATCCCGCCGCCGAACGTCACCGGCTCCCTCCACCTGGGGCACGCCTTCGAGCACACGCTCATCGACGCCCTGACCCGCCGCAAGCGCATGCAGGGCCACGAGACGCTGTGGCAGCCCGGCATGGACCACGCCGGTATCGCCACGCAGAACGTGGTCGAGCGCGAGCTCGCGAAGGAGGGCAAGTCCCGGCACGACCTGGGGCGGGAAGCCTTCGTCGAGCGCGTCTGGCAGTGGAAGGCCGAGTCCGGCGGGCAGATCTCTGGCCAGATGCGGCGCCTCGGCGACGGCGTCGCCTGGTCCCGCGAGCGGTTCACCATGGACGAGGGTCTCTCCCAGGCCGTTCAGACCATCTTCAAGCGTCTCTACGACGACGAGCTGATCTACCGCGCCGAGCGCATCATCAACTGGTGTCCGCGCTGCCTGACCGCCATCTCGGACATCGAGGTGGAGTACCAGGACGACGACGGCGAGCTCGTCTCGATGAAGTACGGCGAGGGGGACGACACCATCGTCGTCGCCACCACCCGCGCCGAGACGATGCTCGGTGACACCGCCGTCGCCGTCCACCCCGACGACGAGCGCTACAAGCACCTGGTCGGCAAGCTGGTCAAGCTGCCGCTCACCGACCGCTCCATCCCGGTCGTCGCGGACGAGCACGTCGACCCCGAGTTCGGCACCGGCGCCGTCAAGGTCACCCCGGCCCACGACCCGAACGACTTCGAGATCGGCCAGCGCCACGGCCTGCCCGCCATCACCGTGATGGACGAGCACGCCGTCATCACGGCGCACGGCCCCTTCCAGGGCCTGGACCGCTTCGAGGCCCGCTCGGCGATCGTCGCCGCCCTGCGCGCCGACGGCCGGATCGTCGCCGAGAAGCGGCCGTACGTCCACTCCGTCGGCCACTGCTCGCGCTGCAAGACCACCATCGAGCCGCGCCTGTCCATGCAGTGGTGGGTCAAGGTCGGGCCGCTCGCGAAGGCCGCCGGTGACGCGGTCCGCGAGGGCAAGGTCAAGATCCACCCGCAGGAGATGGAGAAGCGGTACTTCGACTGGGTCGACAACCTCCACGACTGGTGCATCTCGCGCCAGTTGTGGTGGGGCCACCGCATCCCGGTCTGGTACGGGCCGGACGGCGAGGTCGTCTGCGTCGGCCCGGACGAGGAGCCGCCGAGCGGCGAGGGCTGGCGTCAGGACACCGACGTCCTCGACACCTGGTTCTCCTCCGGCCTGTGGCCCTTCTCCACGCTGGGCTGGCCCGAGCAGACCGAGAGCCTGAAGAAGTTCTATCCGAACTCCGTCCTGGTCACCGGCTACGACATCCTCTTCTTCTGGGTCGCCCGGATGATGATGTTCGGCCTGTACGCGATGGACGGCACCCCGCCGTTCCACACCATCGCCCTGCACGGCATGGTCCGCGACCAGTTCGGCAAGAAGATGTCGAAGTCCTTCGGCAACGCGGTCAACCCGCTGGACTGGATGGACAAGTACGGCTCGGACGCGCTCCGGTTCACCCTGGCCCGTGGCGCCAACCCGGGTGTCGACGTCCCGATCGGCGAGGACTGGGTCCAGGGATCGCGCAACTTCGCCAACAAGATCTGGAACGCGACCCGCTTCGCGCTGATGAACGGCGCCACGGTCGAGGGCCCGCTGCCCTCGCCCGAGAAGATGTCGGCCACCGACCGCTGGATCCTGTCCCGGCTGAACTCGGTCGTCGCCGAAGTCGACGCCTTCTACGACGACTTCCAGTTCGCCAAGCTGTCCGACGCCCTCTTCCACTTCGCGTGGGACGAGGTCTTCGACTGGTACGTCGAGCTGTCGAAGACCACGTTCCAGGCGGGCGGCGAGGCGGCCGAGGTCAGCAAGCGAGTCCTCGGCGAGGTCCTGGACGTCACGCTGAAGCTGCTGCACCCGATCGTGCCGTTCGTCACCGAGACGCTGTGGACCACCCTCACGGGCGGTGAGTCGGTCGTCATCGCGGACTGGCCCGAGGACAGGGGGTTCCGTGACGCCGCGGCCGAGAAGGAGATCGAGACCCTCCAGTCGGTGATCACCGAGGTCCGCCGTTTCCGCGCCGACCAGGGCCTCCAGCCCGGTCAGCGGGTCCCGGCTCGGCTGAGCCTCGAGGGCACCGCGCTCGCCCCGCACGAGGCGGCCATCCGGCAGCTGCTGCGACTGCAGCCGGAGGGTGAGGGCTTCACGGCCACGGCGACCCTGCCGGTCGCGGGCGCCACGGTCGCGCTGGACCTGTCGGGCACGATCGACGTGGCGGCGGAGCGGAAGCGGCTCGCGAAGGATCTGGCCGCCGCGGAGAAAGAGAAGGCGCAGGCCACGGCGAAGCTCGGGAACGAGGCGTTCCTGGCGAAGGCGCCGGAGCCGGTGGTGGAGAAGATCCGCGGGCGGCTCGCCAAGGCGGAGGAGGACATCGCCCGGATCCAGGCCCAGCTGGAGCGGTTGCCGCAGGCCTAG